Proteins from a genomic interval of Spirochaetaceae bacterium:
- a CDS encoding GrdX family protein produces MSAIILTNNSKVAENLTCYKIIFKAENSLVILKLARDMLHKGHKLLTHPLVSSLKPNQNPYKTIVLSLEDGEIDLNSLEIMDKALALVEGFNHKPAFKVSPQIDEDLQFIDYELISSALKERALRYVN; encoded by the coding sequence TTGTCAGCTATTATTTTAACCAATAATTCTAAAGTAGCCGAAAATTTAACTTGCTATAAAATTATTTTTAAAGCTGAAAATTCACTTGTCATTTTAAAATTGGCGCGTGATATGCTGCATAAAGGCCACAAACTTTTAACGCACCCATTGGTAAGCAGCCTAAAACCCAATCAAAACCCTTATAAAACCATCGTTCTTAGCTTAGAAGACGGTGAGATAGATTTAAATTCTTTAGAGATTATGGATAAAGCTTTAGCTTTAGTAGAGGGCTTTAACCATAAGCCGGCCTTTAAAGTTAGCCCGCAAATTGACGAAGATTTGCAGTTTATCGATTACGAATTAATCAGCTCTGCTTTAAAGGAGAGGGCTTTAAGGTATGTAAATTAA
- a CDS encoding FAD-dependent oxidoreductase has product MDKNEYDVIIVGGGPAGLSAALYNGRARLKTILFEKTQLGGQIAISSEIGNYPGYFAAGHSGLSATALVDTMIKQAEAFGTIIEKKAVKSVDLAGKVKKVTTGDGEVYSAKAVIIATGAQPRRLGCKGEVEYIGKGISYCATCDADFFADFEVFCVGGGDTAVEEAIYLAKFARKVTLIVRKDHVRAAASIMERAEANEKIEIKYNTELLEVSGEDILQQARFKNNKTGEEWLYNADEEDGFFGVFVFVGYVPLSHLVEGILDLSQDGYVLADEEMKTKLPGVFACGDIRPKMLRQVVTAAADGAIAAISAQKYIEHG; this is encoded by the coding sequence ATGGATAAAAACGAATACGATGTTATTATAGTAGGCGGCGGGCCGGCCGGTTTAAGTGCGGCTTTATACAATGGCCGGGCTAGACTTAAAACTATTTTGTTTGAAAAAACGCAACTGGGCGGGCAAATTGCCATTTCATCGGAGATAGGTAATTATCCCGGCTATTTTGCGGCGGGGCATAGCGGGTTGTCGGCCACAGCTTTAGTGGATACTATGATAAAGCAGGCCGAAGCCTTTGGTACTATCATCGAAAAAAAGGCCGTTAAAAGCGTCGATTTAGCGGGTAAAGTTAAAAAAGTTACCACCGGTGATGGCGAGGTTTACAGCGCTAAGGCCGTCATCATTGCCACCGGCGCCCAGCCGCGCCGACTTGGTTGTAAAGGTGAGGTAGAGTATATTGGTAAAGGCATTTCATATTGTGCCACCTGCGATGCCGACTTTTTTGCCGACTTTGAAGTATTTTGTGTGGGTGGCGGCGACACCGCTGTAGAAGAGGCCATCTATTTGGCCAAATTTGCTCGCAAGGTAACTTTAATTGTGCGTAAAGATCACGTACGCGCCGCTGCCAGTATTATGGAGCGAGCGGAGGCCAATGAAAAAATCGAGATAAAATACAACACTGAGCTGCTAGAGGTAAGCGGTGAGGATATTTTACAGCAGGCGCGCTTTAAAAACAACAAAACCGGCGAAGAGTGGCTGTACAACGCCGATGAAGAAGACGGTTTTTTTGGTGTTTTTGTTTTTGTAGGTTATGTGCCGTTAAGCCACTTGGTGGAAGGTATCCTCGATTTAAGCCAAGATGGTTATGTACTGGCCGATGAAGAGATGAAAACCAAACTGCCCGGCGTTTTTGCTTGCGGTGATATACGACCCAAAATGCTTAGGCAGGTGGTAACGGCGGCGGCCGATGGGGCGATAGCGGCGATTAGTGCGCAAAAATATATAGAACATGGGTAG